The following is a genomic window from Daphnia magna isolate NIES linkage group LG4, ASM2063170v1.1, whole genome shotgun sequence.
ATGTAGCAATATTCAATTGAAACACGGCCGTTTTTCTCATTTCGACGGTTGTGTTTCGTGCTTGCGCTGATTGTTATGATCGACTTGCCTGAGTTAACAGAAGAGCTTTTTCTGCAGACCAGGCacaatataatttttattttatggtcGTGCGAATAAAAGTAGGTCGCCTGTAGAGAAGGAGAAACTGGATTTCGATTGATGAGTACGTTAAACGAATCTCAGTCGATTCTCGGGTTATCAGGTCAATGTTTCGATGCTGTAGAACTAAAATGTAACTGCCACGCCCTACCTTGTAAACTGAGAAAAGTGTTCTAACTAGGGGTAAAAATGCCACGCACGCAAGATAGCAAATTGAAGAGAAAACGTGGTTTTTACATAAAAGATTTGGAACTGAAAGAATGTCCgaaattttattgatttttaagTGTGTCGTCTAAATGTTTCTGATAAGATAACTCAAGTTTGACATTTGCTAAAATTGCTCATTACGTTTCGTTTACAGGTCGTTCCATGGTATTCAAAAAGTACGAGGTTAAACACCACCTACTACTCGTTTCTACCACCGCCTATTATTGGAATTTCGTTGCTTCTAAAACCATTTTTGCACAAGGAAACTGTGTTTGGAGGAAAGCATTTATGGTTAAGATCGAATGTAACAACGCCATTTGCCTATATTTAAGGTGAACTATACAATACTGATTATTaaaacccttttttaaaattcactGATATTTTCTAACAGGAAATCTCGCGAAGAAAATACACAAAATCGGGCTTGTGTTTCAACACTGAAATCCGTTCAAAGACCAACTTCACAGACTACTACAGTAACTTTTAGTGCTCACCGACTGGGATTTCCGATCCGTGCCAGGTAAAAATTGCTGTGGAAAATTTTCCCTTATTGGCTGCAGTGACCTGCATCTAATCTCAAGTAGACATCTCATCTCGTCATATTTAAGTTCCCCGCTACTAAGTAGGCCTATGCTACTACGATGCACCTGTCTACAAAGGTGAAACCCATCAAGATATTTCATGTTTCTATAATGAATCTGTCAGTCATTTCTTTCTCCCCAAGTTATAACTAGGACGAGGGGAGACTGAAGTTTTAGGTTTTTACCTTAAAAGTCAGTGCCAACAAACAATTCGAATAAACAACAAATGACAGTAACGAATGACAAGATTGTATTCACGCGATGCTTCACTATTTGGCAAGAGGTAAAATTCCAAGCGAATTGTTttgacatttcatttcatCGACCCACCAAAGCTTAATATCTTTGTAAATTTTAGGTTTCAAGCTAAAATCGTGAGCCATGCGACACAAGTCACACCAGCCGCTCTTGGGTGAGAGAACCACTTGATAAACTTTCTTCCATTCGAAGTATCTCGAATAGAGTTCCGGATTCCTGTcaagaaacaaaagatacTCTGCCAAAGCTCCAACTGATGGGAAATCCAGGGCGTTAATGAACGAGTTGGGTGGAGCCAATATCTCGTAATCGGCGCCACCCAGCACGATCGGCACTGTGTCGTAATCCAGCACATTGTAAAACTCTGCCGTGATGTAATCGGCGCACCAGAACTCCTCGAACGCCAGGTAAAATTTGTAGTCTAGACGTAGCGTATCGTATCGACTTTGAAAGCAGTCGAAATTACACGACAAGTTGCCACAAGTGCCATAAACGTCAACTGGAACAAGTTGACCCAGTTGACGGACATATTCTTCACGATGGATGGACGTCTCGCATGTTTTGGGAAACCAGGCTACCAGTTTATTTTTTGATCCTATTCGGGATACGGCACGTGCCCTGGCGGATGGTCTCTTCATTAATTGGAGGGTCGTCgatgttttcttgtttttcctttCAGCTAGAGAACGTTGGCTCATCAAATAAGGTAATTTTTTAACGGCGCCAAAGGATTCGCGGAAAACAATATCCGAATCCTGACGGTATGTCATAGTCCAGTTGAAATAATCGAATCGAATGCGATGGTCGTTGGTTAATGCTTCAATTAAACTTTGTGATTCGATACTGGCGTGACGGGCGACGAAAACGAACCGTTGATGGGGTTGGCGATTTTCGGGCAAACTGTTGTTGGCTGATGTTTCATTATTGGCGAAAAAGAGAACGACGTGGCTGAAATTTAATAGCGAACGATCCGGCGTGAAGATGCATGAAGTGACTGGGCACAAACCGTCGATTAGTGGCTGATTGCCCATGTTAGAGTCCCACTCGTTCCAgtacaaaattattttcaacCTGTTGGCTTCCTCCTGCGGATCGGGATAATCTTCCTCTGGTACGTCCTATATTCAATAAAGTAGTCTTACAATTTCTGatattttattgatttatttttagatttatCTTTCACTGTGATACTGGAATTTCGTTTCTAACGTATTGAATTAATATCCCTCCGAGCTTTCAATGAGCGTATGCGGTAAGTTTACAActtacatttttcttattttacaTTAAAATTACAAGTAGAACTGAATAGTTTGTTCTTTAATTACACCAGACATAACCAGTATTTGTAATGCTTAAGAGAAACGACTCGGATTTCTCTTGAGCAACAGAAAATGACCTTCGAAAACATCCTACGTACACCTATATACTTGCGTATATAAGTATACATTGGTTGCTATCATCTTATGTTGCcccgaaaaataaaaacaaacgataAAATGGCTCATACTGCAATATCACTAGTTAAGTGTAACGTAATTTCTTCGTAAACTGTAGCTTTATAGGCTTATACTTGCTCGTCAGATTTAAGGAAGATGTCCATTATTGACGATGCTGAAGCAAAAGAATCAAGTGAAATGCTTCCATAGGTAGAATTTTGGTTTCTTGCACTGTTTAGGGAAGACTGCGTCGTGTAGAAAACACCCCCAATCACCAACAAGAATAGAGCAATCTTGAATATTCGCCATTGAGCTAACAAACGTGCACTAGCAAACAATTTACTGATTGATACACgcataattttcttttgttatcaCACCTAAAATATGAATTATGAAAATAATGTTTTTGCCGGTTAGAAATAAGTTACTATGCACTGTTAGGTCTCACTGTACACTGTTGTTTTCCTTATCAAGTTTGGAGCCTTGGAGGCAATAATGGAACGTCAGCACTCATTGTGTTTTTGATGTGGAAAACTCAACGTTCATTGCCTTGCGGATATTCTTCGACTGGCTCATGATTACCGTTTGAAAAACGAAAGGTTGCCCCGCAGCATAAATTTTCATGTATCCGATACTCTACATCGTACTTGGATGCAGCTATACAATGTAAATTAAATGAACAGCAAAATCCTTCGTCTTATAGTTGACTAAATTCAcccccattttttaaatcttaagcaataaaataaattgtaaaGAAATTAGCTCATAGATGGTAGAGTCGTTTCATAGATTCTGTGTAGTCAACCAATCAAGTACATAACGCAAATTGTTTTAGAAGAAAATCTTTTCTTGCGCTGCCGTTACGGGACAATTGTCGGCGATCAGCATAGAGAGGACCATCTTGCTAGACACACTGAAACCGGACGATTCAAAaaacgttttgttttgttgcagTAGGGCGGCCATTGCATCCCACGTCATCAAAACTCCTTCTTGAGCTTCAACTACTGTCCGAACTACTTGCTGTAAAGACTGTAAGTTAATACTACcaccattttctttcaaatgggTAAATGAACGTCTTGACAGTAAAGTGTCAAGAGGTGGTAAAAAGACGTCCCTTTCTTCGTTTAAACGGACATCTAGGCACTGATTATTTCCTGGATTCAAAAGTCCTTTTCTCTCGAAATTACAGATACGGGCCAGACTGGCGTCAATAGCGACTTCAAACGGCTCTGGATGAGGGCTGCCACTAGCTTCGACCAGTTTAAAGATCAGCATATCGATCAAGTGATGGCCGTGAactaaatgaaacattttgtttgatgATGTCGTTTGATGTGCTATTCGGTCGTTGCTTTTTACGACGAAAAAATTGGTCCATCTTGGTTCATTCAGCGGTTTCAACGTCAGCACAGAGTTTACATCGAGGAAGAGGCCGCCACCTCTGAACAGCGATACAGCCCGAACATAGTCGGATAAGTGAGTTTCTTGTTGACGATTATTTTCCCATTGATCTTCCATGTACCAAGTTTCTAATGTGGTATCGTTAAAATATTCGGCTTCATCGTAGAAAATCACTTCCACATTGGGGTAGTGTTGCAGAACCGTCAGCCATGGCGATGGATTGCTACCGTTTATTAACTTCTGTTGCTGCTCATCATCTAATTCACTACGAGATACGAACAGTTGAACTTGACGATTTGGATTGTTTTTAGCAGCAGATTCGACAGCGCAGCATTGGCGTGCGGTTAGATCGCCGTAACCTGTGGTCTCGTGCATGTAAATTCGTTCACTGTCGATCGCCCTCAGTTCAGTTATTCGCCATTGAGAAATGCGTCCTGATCCTTTGGTTACCTCTCGTGAATGAATACCTGCTTTATATTGTCCAGAATTAAATCGAATTCCATGAAGACGGTCTTGAGTGATGAGCCAGATGTGACACGCGAAGATTGTTGCGACTAACAACAACGTAAAGACGACTAGGAAATTGTATAGTCTCTGGAAAATGTTGGTCGATTGTCAATTTTACTGATAAAGAATATCGTTTTTCTTCAACTTTACTCACCATTTGGAATCTTCCATAAGTGTCTGTTCCTATACCCTAGTCGTTTAAGAATGCTGTTGCCCTGAACCGAAAAGTTGCAACGTGTAAGCAAAGCCCGTGAGTGAAGACTTAAAAAAGATAGAAAGTAAAGGGTGCCAGCCAATGGTAGCGCATTAGGATGGAAGTAAACTCCTCCCGGTGGTAGGGTAGTTCATAAACGAAAACATTCTGTGGTTCCCTTTCTTTATCGTGGTATGTTAACAGACCGGGAATATATTCGTGCAGTCCACTCGTGAGTAAGCACCGCGACGATTGGACTTCTATCGTTTTGCGTTTTGTTAAGGTTAGTCCACATTAAGTACAGTATAATCAATTATCTTGAATAATACTGATTTATTCCTTTTTCAGCGGCATATAATCCACAGGATTTAGTAAGGAACATGGACTTCGTTCTATAATAGCCCTGGCGTCGGCTGAGAACGATAAGTTCCGGAGAAGTCCGCGGGAGATACGATATTAGTTGGAATAAATTGCCGAACACCAATCGAGAATATACTGGAGCGGTAAACTGTTCTGCAAAAAGGGTTTCTATTTTCAGGGTTCTTTTTGGTTGGTGGTTCTATTTTGAATCACATACTGTAAATCAAATTAATTCAACCATATTTAACTGAATTCAATAAATCTTACAAACTGTTTATAGTAAAGATGCAAAAGATCAAGAAATTAAATCTACATGCTGAACATTATTGAGTTACACATACTCAAATGTATTCAcacaaaatatgaaataagCCAATGCACGCTGAGATTTACCTGTCAAGAGCTGAAATAAAATGCAGTTTTCATAGATTAATGGAGTCTAAAGTTGAAGTGAGATTGTCAAAAGAATGTCAAGCACACGCTGAGGGTAGGGCTTGATTGGCTGTTTCGGAATTCTGGGTTGTTcgagtttttgcttctttaAGCAAATAATTTGCAATAAACTCTAAGGGGTCAGCTGGTCTATATAAgtttacaaaaaaatgtatattaTATATGTAGTGAATTCAATTCTTAGAATCCTTTGTCTTATCTAATGATGATTTGACATTTActtcagaaaaaaaaccaTCTTGATgatagtttaaaaaaagattacTCACCTTTCTTTGGCTACTGCAGACATCGCTTGTAAGACAACGGGAACTACTGCCTGGTCCAGGTACTGCAAACGAAAAGTTTAGTAAGGCAATCCATTTCAACCACCATTGTTTACAATGATTATACCTGTCTAGTTGGCATTGTTTGATGGTCCACTCGTGCTTTTTTTGATTGACTAGCTTCACCAGTGTCTTTATCAGAAGTCGGCATGGTTTTCGTTTAAACTTCAAGTTATGCTATTAAATAATCAATCTCTTAGCCAATATTGAAACCAATGAACAAATTTGACATTCCAAATAAACGGACGCTTTTAATTACCCGCGTTCCGCGTAGGTTTGTTGTCCAAAACAGCTGAGACTCTTTCTGGTCCCATGGTGCAACGATCTTTCTTGATTccattcattaaaaaaatgaaaattatagaacattaaaagtttttaaattctaaaacatttaaaaacacacaaaaaacagaaattttattagctagtaaatttttttctgaaaaacgCTTTGCGAACACAGCGTTGAAGTTTCCGTCCCCGTgagtagaagaaaaaaaagagaaaaaaaaaaaatcttccaGCTGATCAGGCCGTTCTCAGCTGCAAGTGATGGGAGCTCTGTTGAATTATTTCTCTTCGTATGTTGCCGGGTTGTAATAGTTCTTGAAAATATGGCCTCGACCGAATCGGACACGCGGACATCGCGAGAGGATTCGATTCGAAGCCCCAAATTCGACGATGACGATTCACCCGAGCATTCGGAGAGGAAAAGGCCCCTCGATGGAGACTCGGATCTCAGTGATAGGAAAAAATCTCACTTTACCGGAGGTGAATCCTGAGTTTTTTCACTGTTATTTATTGAAGCCGACGTCCGtcgtcttcatcttcttcccTGCTTTTGTTATTTCATACAAGTGTCGTTGCTTGCTACCATCATATTTGTTACTTGCATGCTGATTTATTAGTGAAAGCACATGAGTTCATTGGACTCAAGGTCATTTATTGGGGTTCATTAATAAGTGATTGATTGGCCAGCTGTATCTTTAGTGTGATTTAACAGTGCATTCCTGGATTAGCAGATATATATTGGCTATTTGCTTTTCGGTGTTTACCCCCATGGTTGTTGACCTGTTCGTAACATGCTTCATGCTGGTTTTCCAATTTCAGATGGGAGCATTTATCTGAAAGTCTTAGTACCAAGTGTAGCAGCTGGAGCAATAATTGGCAAAGGTGGTGAGACTATTGCTCAAGTCCAAAAGGAAGTTAATGCCAGaataaaaatgtcaaaagCAAATGATTTCTATCCCGGTAACTTTTTAATAATTCATCATCCAGGTCAAACTGTAGGTGTTACTGTACATTCTTTACAGGTACAACAGAGAGAGTATGTTTAATTAAAGGAACTACAGAGAGTGTCATGTCCATGCTGACATTTATCTGTGAAAAAATAAGAGACAAACCAGACCCTAATGCCAAGCCAGCCATGGACTTCGACAGTAAGACTCCAGCTGAGAGAGACAAACAGGTCAAGATTCTTGTACCCAATAGTACAGCTGGTGAGAATAGCTAAAGCTTTTAATCAAATTTCATGTATAGAAGCTTATATTGTTTTGTCTGACAGGAATGATCATTGGAAAAGGTGGCAGTTTCATTAAGCAAATTAAGGAGGAAAGTGGAGCCTATATACAGATTTCTCAAAAAGCAAAAGACCAGGCTTTGCAAGAGAGGTGTATCACCGTCATTGGAGATTCCGACTGCAACAGGAAGGCATGCTGCATGATTCTCTCCAAAATCGCCGAAGATCCTCAAAGCGGGTCTTGCCTAAACGTCAGCTATGCTGAAGTTACGGGACCTGTAGCCAACTTTAACCCTACAGGTTCGCCTTATGCTCACAACGGTGGAGTCGGTGGCAGTGGCGGTGTAGGAGGTAATGGTAATTCGGGCGGATACTCTCCGGTTCACAACGGGAACAATGGAGCCTCTCCCTACTTAAACAATATGAGCGTGAACCTCAATATTGGTGTTGGTCTCTCACAACCCAACCCCGCCATGCTCAGCCAGCTCATGGATCACCTGCGTTCATCATTGAGAAGTGCTGGGTACCCGGAGCAGAGTTTATCGGAGGTGGGCCAGGCCATCAATACTTTGGCAAGTTATGGCATGATTGGCATGAACTTCAGTACGCACGGCAATTCTGCCGTTGATAGTGTGGCCAACGTTGCCGGTAGCTGGATT
Proteins encoded in this region:
- the LOC116921663 gene encoding alpha-(1,3)-fucosyltransferase C; this translates as MRVSISKLFASARLLAQWRIFKIALFLLVIGGVFYTTQSSLNSARNQNSTYGSISLDSFASASSIMDIFLKSDEQDVPEEDYPDPQEEANRLKIILYWNEWDSNMGNQPLIDGLCPVTSCIFTPDRSLLNFSHVVLFFANNETSANNSLPENRQPHQRFVFVARHASIESQSLIEALTNDHRIRFDYFNWTMTYRQDSDIVFRESFGAVKKLPYLMSQRSLAERKNKKTSTTLQLMKRPSARARAVSRIGSKNKLVAWFPKTCETSIHREEYVRQLGQLVPVDVYGTCGNLSCNFDCFQSRYDTLRLDYKFYLAFEEFWCADYITAEFYNVLDYDTVPIVLGGADYEILAPPNSFINALDFPSVGALAEYLLFLDRNPELYSRYFEWKKVYQVVLSPKSGWCDLCRMAHDFSLKPKIYKDIKLWWVDEMKCQNNSLGILPLAK
- the LOC116921665 gene encoding uncharacterized protein LOC116921665, whose product is MRLYNFLVVFTLLLVATIFACHIWLITQDRLHGIRFNSGQYKAGIHSREVTKGSGRISQWRITELRAIDSERIYMHETTGYGDLTARQCCAVESAAKNNPNRQVQLFVSRSELDDEQQQKLINGSNPSPWLTVLQHYPNVEVIFYDEAEYFNDTTLETWYMEDQWENNRQQETHLSDYVRAVSLFRGGGLFLDVNSVLTLKPLNEPRWTNFFVVKSNDRIAHQTTSSNKMFHLVHGHHLIDMLIFKLVEASGSPHPEPFEVAIDASLARICNFERKGLLNPGNNQCLDVRLNEERDVFLPPLDTLLSRRSFTHLKENGGSINLQSLQQVVRTVVEAQEGVLMTWDAMAALLQQNKTFFESSGFSVSSKMVLSMLIADNCPVTAAQEKIFF
- the LOC116921669 gene encoding protein dpy-30 homolog, with translation MPTSDKDTGEASQSKKARVDHQTMPTRQYLDQAVVPVVLQAMSAVAKERPADPLEFIANYLLKEAKTRTTQNSETANQALPSACA
- the LOC116921662 gene encoding RNA-binding protein Nova-1 isoform X1 — encoded protein: MASTESDTRTSREDSIRSPKFDDDDSPEHSERKRPLDGDSDLSDRKKSHFTGDGSIYLKVLVPSVAAGAIIGKGGETIAQVQKEVNARIKMSKANDFYPGTTERVCLIKGTTESVMSMLTFICEKIRDKPDPNAKPAMDFDSKTPAERDKQVKILVPNSTAGMIIGKGGSFIKQIKEESGAYIQISQKAKDQALQERCITVIGDSDCNRKACCMILSKIAEDPQSGSCLNVSYAEVTGPVANFNPTGSPYAHNGGVGGSGGVGGNGNSGGYSPVHNGNNGASPYLNNMSVNLNIGVGLSQPNPAMLSQLMDHLRSSLRSAGYPEQSLSEVGQAINTLASYGMIGMNFSTHGNSAVDSVANVAGSWINHNVSASDGGHGVPSSSPGPFGPIGSSPHRYNESSFDPFRGRGSYQTPLPLNNNSFGLGSPHSPVAQDRTSDSINTSPRGSENSRAELQVGEHIVGAILGPGGKSLLEIQHFSGANIQISKKGIYAPGTRNRWVTISGTPNAISTAQYLIEQRISEEEAKRARHHSSTTAILNPSSSNSSTTTAAVQSIVPIIPPPSALHSAMPI
- the LOC116921662 gene encoding RNA-binding protein Nova-2 isoform X2, translating into MASTESDTRTSREDSIRSPKFDDDDSPEHSERKRPLDGDSDLSDRKKSHFTGDGSIYLKVLVPSVAAGAIIGKGGETIAQVQKEVNARIKMSKANDFYPGTTERVCLIKGTTESVMSMLTFICEKIRDKPDPNAKPAMDFDSKTPAERDKQVKILVPNSTAGMIIGKGGSFIKQIKEESGAYIQISQKAKDQALQERCITVIGDSDCNRKACCMILSKIAEDPQSGSCLNVSYAEVTGPVANFNPTGSPYAHNGGVGGSGGVGGNGNSGGYSPVHNGNNGASPYLNNMSVNLNIGVGLSQPNPAMLSQLMDHLRSSLRSAGYPEQSLSEVGQAINTLASYGMIGMNFSTHGNSAVDSVANVAGSWINHNVSASDGGHGVPSSSPGPFGPIGSSPHRYNESSFDPFRGRGSYQTPLPLNNNSFGLGSPHSPVAQDRTSDSINTSPRGSENSRRCFLNLKGRSCKWVST